GATAACTTTCTATGCTAATTTTGTTTGTCAGCTGATCATACGGAACAAGTTATCAAACTTACCCGCTGATAAATTATCacctatataattataatctactTGCAATCCTGCCtgtaattgtttgtaataacaGCCGCTACCACATACATACCAACCAATCCCGTATTCATCGATCGGTCGCGAAACCATTGTTTATTAATACCAAcgacaataatattattgctttgATAAGATGAGTAAACAGTGGACTAAATTCTCAGCTGATTTGTAGGTTGATATTTACGCCTTCCGACAAAAAAGGTCGTCGATAAGGCGTGGCGTTGGTCGTGTATAAACAACTTCGAAACTATATGAATTCTCTATAAACCttaatcatatttttgaaattttaatcgTTTgcaaggtaaaggcacctaaaTACAAGTACCAATTGCGAACTGGTTTCGTCTTAACAAAGAATTTGCTACCTGAAGCGCTCTACCCAGGGgcatgataataaaatatatagggGATTATACGTACATACATTTGCAACGTTCTCACGAAAATAAATGCGGTCTCTAAACTTTGGGAGGGTCGATGAACGACGGTCACCGACGGTCGTCTGCTGCAGAAATCAATACATACCTTGGTACCTCGTAAATTACTGCAGCAGACGTCTGCGACATTTCAGACTATACATACTTACTAACAAAGGATAGCTCTAAACCAGTAGATACCTATCTATAATAACGGTGCAGAGGATAAAACTCCTATCCTTTGTTTCAATAGTACAGGTTAAGCGTAGATAGCTATGTGGAGAGACTAGACGGTTTTATTATGATTCCTAGCTATGTGTATCGGACGAGCGAAAGACAAAGAGTCATGAAGGTGAAATTATACTGTGAACTCGGCTAACCTATTCTGAAAACAACCGTGACGTTTTCAATGTGCTAAATGATAACATTAGGTACATGTAGACTTCAGAGACAGACATATGTGATCGAGGTCGCACGATAGGTTATCTATATTAGTCTTGTGGACTTGTACTTCATATTATGATAGATGCGGAACTATAGACACGGCAACAGTGGCACTATATGAAGAATATCGTAgctacataatatttgtaactaTAGCTACTTAAGTGTTAAGTCTTTATAATAGTCTGTCGCTGATTATATTTGTCAGTGATATAATTATTGATAGTGTTATTgactttctttttcttttcccAGAAGTCGCTTGCTCTTGTGCCAATTGCAAGTAAACAATTTTAGATTATTGTTGAAATATCTACAATTCAATGCGCAATTTTAATGCGCATGTTTTGTACtggttattgttattgtaatgcCTGCGACGTATGGAAGGATTATATTTAGATTCATAATAATAAGGAGGTAATCTTAAGAATGACGAGCTTTGTGCGACTCTTCAGTCACACGGCCGCCATGTGGCCGTGATATTAATAAGTCTGACTGAAAGATTTAATAGCAAATGCGTCCGTAAATGAAATAGCAATTTCCTATTAGTTTCAGACTAGGAAAACtagaaacaaacaaatgtaGCAACCAATGCCTatataagaaacatttttttataagtgttCTGTGTTTCCTGGCTAGGAAAATATTGTTCTACAAACGTATACGTCCATCGCGAACGCTATCCACGAGCGGATCGATATTACACCACCTTCGCCGTAACGACCTCGACCGCGAGGTACTACTAAAGATACTGAgacctatttattataatatgaattcTTTTCTGAAAACGTTTATcgcacaaataaattaattcaatgtaCCGATACGGTTTTCACATGTGGACGCAAAGAAAACCCAGTTCTTTCTTTCCAATGCCGGGATCGAACCTGTTTCTGTGCCTGTGACAGCTTACGTTCAATGGTAATTGGTGTGCTCATCTACCAGACGGCCACACGTGCAgacatatttaatttcaattaatcaGTATTTACAACACATCCATTAATGATTTGATACTCAATTTTCTGCTACttagtaaatttttatttttttataggatGGGGTCAGATTTTTTAACCACTCATAGGGCAACTTATATGTTCATGCTTTGTAATTATTGTCCCTAGAAACAGTTTTCTGATAAGTCTGATAAGAAGAAAAgtctatttaagaaaaaaaacaatgcgATGCGTTGACGATAAGCTACTCGTTTTGCAAAGTATTTCAGAGCATTCAGTTGTTGCGGCGACACGTCGCCTGATGTTACCGTCGAATTTGACTATAAATTCGGACcatttctacaaaattatagaaaggtattagtaagtatataaagATGTTATAAGGGAAAACTTGCTcagaaatattgttacaaagaGAGGTTATTAGGCTATTGCGGATAATATCGCCCAGTGAAGTGGGACAGGGTCAGTTAAAACAGCATAAACATGAGGacaacaatactttaaaaataaaagaagaatggTATTGCAAACTTATTTTAACACTTCAATTATTTTGAAGGAATATATTTGaggttgaatattattttagttagtCCTTCAACaggataacaaaataaattgtttggtTGTTTAGTAGCTCTTCCTTTTACATTAATAATCTGTTTTTGCCCACAATTTTCAGTAAGTCCTTGTTTTGTTTACCATAATCACAGTTTCAGTGTTACTACAACTAACACTATCAGAGCTGTTAAAGAACCTACTTATCATTCAGTAAAAAAGAATGataagtatacatatatttaaaaacatattttgtgaCTTTAGTTTGGTAGGTACATATAATTTGAACTTTCTCAACACTTAAgacaatataaacaataacatttaacaatatttctgtttaataacactaaaatataacaaatatttacaacaaccaatactttttggttaatggaaaattgtgaaaacttctatttctttttttgttcttcAGCCATTTCCCAAGGTCGTGGCCCTCTCTTGTTTTCCCAATTGTCTATGTCCAGTTTTTGTATTTCTTCATATGTTTTTTCTAGGGTTACTTCATTTTCTCGGTGGAGTCCCATTTTTTCAGCTTCATCTTTACTAACACCCTTTACTTGCGAGAATTGATATCTGTGAACATTAGTAGAGCTAATTTAACAAAAGgtgaaaatacatattatatagtGATTAGGAGAGGAAAAGCCTGATAGCCAAAGACAATGTTTTTCCTAAATTGAACAAACTCGCACCTgatttaatcaatcaattaatggatagttaataactttataacCATGTTCATATCACGtgtcttataataaaaacaatcagtGCCTGAATTAACGAAATATTCACCTGATTTGTGTCCATTCACGTAAACCAAAAGATCCTCCGACCATGAACAGAATGAAGGGCAAACCATACCTATATGTCTTACGTTTGCTTAAGGTAGAAATTGTATTTCGAAAAGAAACTAAACGGGCATTTAATCCTTCTATCATTGTCAGgcttattttaacattaaatagaTAAACACCGCTCGTGATATAACAACATAacctaaattatttacaatcaaCACGAAtgtcaaaaatgtaatatttctaaACGTAAGAAAATGAACATGAAAATACTAGTATACAACAACTAaacagctttttttaaatatttatctgtcATTTACCCGCATGAACTGTATTAAAGGCATTGAAAGTAAATATGGAAAAACACTCGTAAATCAAACCCGACAATTGTGTTTACGTTTCAGGACGCTATTTCAATTGTCAGAAAATCAGCTGATTGTCAAGCAATTTCATTATATCGACAGCTCAAGCatcatttttctaaaatattattgcttaACTGCAGAgtcgtgttttttttacattgaaaatGCAAAAGATTTTTATTGGCTTAATCTTTTAGTATTATATGAATAATGGCATCCACAAGCCAGTCAAGgaacaatatttattacgaAGACCCGCCACCGGGCGCGCTCAAAGACGATGAGTTTTTTTGCACAGAGAGGATAGTGCCCCGCAAAATAAAACCCCAGAACCTTGTCATAAGGCTTATGGACAGAGAAATTTACGGATCTCGTAAACCTGGATCTCATTTTCATGTTGTTCGAGAGTTTTATCAAAATGTGTTTCCTAATTTAACAATTGTTAACGTAGAAAAGCCTCCTTGCTTCCTGAGGAAGTTTAGCCCGGACGGCAagcattttattgcattttctgCTGATCAAACTTCATTAGAGGTAGGTTCAAAACAGGCTAATttgaatttacttttcaaagcTTTTGTCCTTTTACATCTGTGTGTTTTGTTGGTAGATTTACGAATACAGAGGCGCATCAGCTGCAGGAGACTTAGTTGCTGGTTACCCCTCAGACTTATTAAATGCTGATGCTGATGCTCATCATAGAATACGCACACatatattttacagattttttaagGTAAGAGCCACCCTAAAATTTCACTACATCGTTACCAGTCTCAATGACATTGAAATATGTAGGTTGAGAAGTTGAAGTAATcttatttagtttttgaataaaaagctttataaaGCTAATTTTGTGTTTCAGCCAAAATTCACTGTGAATGTATGCCAGCAACGGGAGGTTCCTAGACCTGATCGCAATGCTGGGCTAATATTACCCTTTATAGACCAGCAGCTAAACAGAGAGTGCAGCTTATTCACTGAGGATGGCAGATATGTTATAGTTGGCTCCGCAGCACATATCCCTGATGATCTTAGACCTCATTTTTATCACATTCATACCAATAATGAAGCTGTTACACCAACTATTAGGTAAGTCGAAATATTTCTACAATCAGattattattgatgttttctGATTAGTACTATACTGGTTCTTGATGTTGGGTGATGgtgtttgatgaaattttagaaattattctattattgttaatttgattCAAAGTATTTGCATAATAAGCAGTTCAACTTATGCAAATAATTTGAGATTTGCGAAACTGCATTTCTTATAATATTGGAaagtaattcaaaattttaGCTTTGCTGATGTAAGTAAATActccttataaatattttgttctagaTCTGCACTTGAAGATTATTCTCTTCATTTGGTTGATTTACACCAGGGCAAGCTATGTGACACAAAAAATTTTAGAATAGATAAGATTTATCTCTCCCATAATCAAGGCATTTACTTATACAAAGAAGTCCTGGCTGTACTTTCTGTGCAACACCAAACAATACATTTGTTTCAAATAGTGGAGGGCATGCTCATAGAAATTAGAAAGATCGGAAGATTCTGTTTCGACGACGATCCATTTGTCATAAATTCTGTCTTCCCACCAATAATGATCGAAAGACCTTTCCATgaagaaacaataaattgtcTTAAGCATAGGTTACTTGTCTTCCTCTTTAAAAGAGCAAAAACAATTAGTGACGAAACAGGAGACCCCTTAGAACTGAGGaagttttacaaatactttGACATGTTCAGAAGTTTGCGAATGTGGAAGATGCAACTGTTGGATGAAGATCACCTTTTTATAAAGTATGCAAGTGAAGAAGTCGTGACATTGCGTGTTGCCGAACCTAACAGTCAATCCTCATTTTTCGTAATTTATAACATAAGTGAAAGCAAGATTTTGGAAGTATACGAAAATACCTCAGAAGGGTTGTTGCAGCTATTCGAGAACTATTGCGATTGCTTCAGGAATGCGAGGCTATGTGCTGATTCACAATTTACGTGTTCACCATCCAATAACTTGTATGCGAGATTAACTCAGCAGAGGTTTAAGCAAACAATCGTAAGAGCGATTTACGGAGGACGAACGGAAGCCACGAAACGCATTTTAGCGCAGTTACCGATAAGCGCACAGTCTTACAGTGGCTCGCCGTACTTAGATCTAGGACTATTCAGTTACGACGACAAGTGGGTCTCTGTGATGGAGAGGCCTAAAGCTTACGGAGAATATCCTATCAGGTAACATGATGTTGAATTCTTACGAAATATTGAAGACGAGCATTAGAGCATTAGATGGTGTTATAACATTTATCTGTTTCAGATTTTAT
This portion of the Trichoplusia ni isolate ovarian cell line Hi5 chromosome 19, tn1, whole genome shotgun sequence genome encodes:
- the LOC113503589 gene encoding cytochrome c oxidase assembly protein COX16 homolog, mitochondrial — encoded protein: MIEGLNARLVSFRNTISTLSKRKTYRYGLPFILFMVGGSFGLREWTQIRYQFSQVKGVSKDEAEKMGLHRENEVTLEKTYEEIQKLDIDNWENKRGPRPWEMAEEQKKK
- the LOC113503583 gene encoding DET1 homolog encodes the protein MASTSQSRNNIYYEDPPPGALKDDEFFCTERIVPRKIKPQNLVIRLMDREIYGSRKPGSHFHVVREFYQNVFPNLTIVNVEKPPCFLRKFSPDGKHFIAFSADQTSLEIYEYRGASAAGDLVAGYPSDLLNADADAHHRIRTHIFYRFFKPKFTVNVCQQREVPRPDRNAGLILPFIDQQLNRECSLFTEDGRYVIVGSAAHIPDDLRPHFYHIHTNNEAVTPTIRSALEDYSLHLVDLHQGKLCDTKNFRIDKIYLSHNQGIYLYKEVLAVLSVQHQTIHLFQIVEGMLIEIRKIGRFCFDDDPFVINSVFPPIMIERPFHEETINCLKHRLLVFLFKRAKTISDETGDPLELRKFYKYFDMFRSLRMWKMQLLDEDHLFIKYASEEVVTLRVAEPNSQSSFFVIYNISESKILEVYENTSEGLLQLFENYCDCFRNARLCADSQFTCSPSNNLYARLTQQRFKQTIVRAIYGGRTEATKRILAQLPISAQSYSGSPYLDLGLFSYDDKWVSVMERPKAYGEYPIRFYARDSGLLKFKIYAGVLGQSVPASARRLVAFTFHPTDPFAISVQRTNSEYIVNFHIRNAVFS